In Ipomoea triloba cultivar NCNSP0323 chromosome 7, ASM357664v1, a single genomic region encodes these proteins:
- the LOC116024191 gene encoding uncharacterized protein LOC116024191 → MDQEFPWFANDIRNVRLGLASDGFNPFGNMDNSYSMWPVILIPYNLPPWMCMKDPFFMLTLLIPGPKAPGRDIDVYLQPLIEDLMELWERAYGNLLGWSTKGYLACPVCNDDPCSVRLRMESRSAPLELSGEEVLRQLHEISDSPFGKHPNKIKTKRNLEYLNWCKKSIFFKLPYCKKLKLRHNLDVMHIEKNICDNIIGTLLNIDGKNKDTLKARQDLDDMNIRKELHLVKKSNGSYEVPHPCYMLTREDRLKFAEFLKSVKFPDGYASNITRCVNADGKLMGLKSHDCHVLLQRVLPVGVRGSLEKEVTTVLSELGDFFRKLCCKTLKLADLDVLRNDIVIILCKLEMIYPPAFFDVMVHLAIHLPQEAALGGPVQFRWMFMIESEHIGLLEKESLSNVNERHKREFPKWFREKVFQLHNAHATKAMDDLYSLACGPQLCVRKYTSCIVNGVRFHTKDRDSRHKTQNCGISVQGNHGDELIDFYGVLNDVIELEYIKGYRIVLFKCDWFDIGKRSCIQHDGIFTSIKVSSFWYKNDPYVLASQAKQVFYLNDPKLGSNWRVVQQFQHRHIYDENEVGSILDDKDDTHDLSRQ, encoded by the exons ATGGATCAAGAGTTTCCATGGTTTGCTAATGATATACGGAATGTTAGGCTTGGTTTAGCTTCAGATGGATTCAACCCATTTGGTAATATGGATAATTCTTATAGCATGTGGCCTGTTATATTAATCCCTTATAATTTACCGCCATGGATGTGTATGAAAGATCCATTCTTTATGCTAACATTACTTATACCTGGCCCTAAAGCACCTGGAAGAGATATTGACGTTTATTTGCAACCTTTAATCGAAGATCTCATGGAATTATGGGAAAGAG CATATGGCAACTTGTTGGGATGGTCTACTAAAGGATACCTGGCTTGCCCAGTTTGCAATGATGACCCATGTTCTGTTAGATTAAGGA TGGAGAGTCGAAGTGCCCCTTTGGAGTTATCTGGTGAGGAAGTGTTAAGGCAACTACATGAAATAAGTGACAGTCCATTTGGGAAGCATCCGAACAAAATAAAAACGAAACGAAATCTTGAATACCTTAACTGGTGTAAAAAGAGTATATTCTTCAAGCTTCCATAttgtaaaaaattgaaattaaggCACAATCTTGATGTTATGCATATTGAGAAAAACATATGTGATAATATCATTGGAACTTTGCTAAATATTGATGGAAAAAATAAGGACACTTTGAAAGCAAGACAAGATTTAGATGATATGAATATTAGGAAGGAATTGCATTTGGTTAAGAAATCAAATGGATCATATGAAGTTCCACATCCATGTTATATGTTAACAAGAGAAGATAGGTTGAAATTTGCAGAATTTTTGAAGTCTGTTAAGTTTCCAGATGGTTATGCTTCTAATATCACTAGGTGTGTGAATGCTGATGGTAAACTTATGGGTTTAAAAAGCCATGACTGCCATGTTTTATTACAAAGAGTATTACCTGTTGGAGTGCGCGGAAGCTTAGAAAAAGAAGTTACCACTGTGTTATCTGAATTAGGAGATTTCTTTAGGAAGTTGTGTTGTAAGACCTTAAAGCTAGCAGATTTAGATGTCCTACGCAATGATATTGTTATCATACTTTGTAAGTTAGAGATGATTTATCCACCGGCTTTCTTTGATGTCATGGTACATCTAGCAATTCACCTTCCACAAGAAGCTGCTCTAGGTGGACCAGTACAATTTAGATGGATGTTTATGATTGAAAG TGAACACATTGGTTTACTTGAGAAGGAAAGTTTGTCTAATGTTAATGAAAGACATAAGAGGGAGTTCCCAAAGTGGTTTAGGGAGAAG GTATTCCAATTACATAATGCACATGCAACTAAAGCTATGGATGACTTATACTCATTAGCTTGTGGACCTCAACTGTGTGTTCGGAAATATACATCTTGCATAGTTAATGGAGTTAGATTTCATACAAAAGATCGTGACAGTCGtcataaaactcaaaattgtgGAATTTCTGTGCAAGGAAATCATGGAGATGAATTGATTGATTTTTATGGTGTGTTAAACGATGTAATTGAGTTGGAATACATTAAAGGATACCGCATTGTTCTTTTCAAGTGTGATTGGTTTGATATTGGAAAAAGGTCATGCATTCAACATGATGGGATATTTACTAGCATTAAAGTTTCAAGCTTTTGGTATAAAAATGATCCATATGTTTTAGCTTCTCAAGCAAAGCAGGTCTTCTACCTAAATGATCCAAAGTTGGGATCAAATTGGCGAGTTGTTCAACAATTTCAGCATAGACATATTTATGATGAAAATGAGGTTGGTAGTATACTAGATGATAAAGATGACACACATGATTTATCAAGACAATGA